Proteins encoded in a region of the Moritella marina ATCC 15381 genome:
- a CDS encoding 50S ribosome-binding protein YggL, whose product MATNRNRRLRKKLRVDEFQELGFDLSWDFVEGTTEDQIDAILDGLIAEVIDPNKLAFAADGNLEWDGMICTETHGKCTEEQREQVKTWLEAKGVQNLIVSPLFDLWYGEEGI is encoded by the coding sequence ATGGCTACAAATCGTAATCGTCGTCTACGTAAGAAACTACGTGTTGATGAATTCCAAGAGTTAGGTTTTGATCTGTCTTGGGATTTTGTTGAAGGTACAACTGAAGACCAAATTGACGCTATCTTAGATGGCTTAATTGCTGAAGTTATTGATCCAAATAAACTGGCTTTTGCTGCTGACGGTAACTTAGAGTGGGACGGTATGATCTGTACTGAAACTCATGGTAAGTGTACTGAAGAACAACGTGAGCAAGTTAAAACTTGGTTAGAAGCAAAAGGCGTTCAAAACCTTATTGTTAGCCCGTTATTCGATTTATGGTACGGTGAAGAAGGCATATAA
- the glsB gene encoding glutaminase B, whose amino-acid sequence MLSNASLEELLDVVRPLIGEGHVADYIPALANVNPNQLGIAVCLANGDVFTAGDATERFSIQSISKVFALTAALTRFSEDELWTRVGREPSGQAFNSLIQLEFEKGKPRNPFINAGALVVADMLQSRLSAPKQRMLELLRKLANSTDIYIDHDVASSEFEHMARNAAIAYLMKSHGNFNNDVETVLQSYFSYCAINMNCVELATAFSFLAKKGLPCHRNKSLVNERCTRRLNALLATCGLYDESGDFAFRVGMPAKSGVGGGIVAVIPGELTVCVWSPELNESGNSLVGTAALELFSERFGHSIF is encoded by the coding sequence ATGCTTTCTAACGCATCTCTAGAAGAATTGCTCGACGTTGTTCGTCCGTTAATTGGTGAAGGCCATGTCGCTGATTATATTCCTGCGTTAGCGAACGTAAATCCCAACCAATTGGGTATTGCCGTGTGTTTGGCTAATGGTGACGTGTTTACCGCGGGTGATGCGACCGAGCGATTTTCGATTCAAAGTATCTCGAAAGTCTTTGCGTTAACAGCCGCGTTGACGCGGTTCTCGGAAGATGAGCTGTGGACTAGAGTAGGGCGTGAACCCTCTGGTCAAGCATTTAACTCGCTGATCCAGTTAGAATTTGAAAAAGGTAAACCGCGTAACCCATTTATTAATGCGGGTGCATTAGTGGTCGCGGATATGTTGCAAAGCCGTTTATCGGCACCTAAACAACGTATGTTGGAATTGTTACGTAAATTGGCAAATTCAACCGATATTTATATCGATCATGATGTCGCTAGTTCTGAATTTGAACACATGGCGCGTAATGCAGCGATTGCTTATTTGATGAAGTCGCACGGTAATTTTAATAACGATGTTGAAACCGTATTGCAGAGTTATTTTAGTTACTGTGCGATCAACATGAATTGCGTAGAACTGGCGACAGCATTCTCATTCTTAGCGAAAAAAGGCTTACCTTGTCATCGTAATAAGAGCTTGGTGAATGAACGCTGTACTCGGCGTTTAAATGCCTTGCTGGCAACGTGTGGCTTGTATGATGAATCAGGTGATTTTGCTTTCCGTGTCGGTATGCCAGCGAAAAGTGGCGTTGGTGGCGGCATTGTTGCGGTTATTCCAGGCGAATTAACCGTTTGTGTGTGGTCACCAGAGCTGAATGAATCAGGTAATTCACTGGTAGGCACAGCAGCGTTAGAGCTGTTCAGTGAACGTTTTGGCCATTCGATATTTTAA
- the mutY gene encoding A/G-specific adenine glycosylase: MTSLLENNKDTFAPRVLAWFKDFGRKDLPWQQYNLPNELHHDPYPTWLSEVMLQQTQVSTVIPYFTTFMEKFPTVTDLANAHIDEVLHLWTGLGYYARGRNLHKAAQLIRDEYQGIFPSEFEQVLALPGVGRSTAGAVLSLSLDQPHPILDGNVKRVLTRWGAIEGWYGVKTVENTLWALSEELTPLQQTANYNQVMMDLGATVCTRSRPDCDICPVNDDCKARAMGTPTAFPTPKPKKKIPVRTVEMLLLKQGSSLCLQQRPPTGIWGGLWCFPERDDNLSLEEQLAQFGISEFSTQELVGFRHTFSHFHLDISPLLVEIKATTSTQIMEPEGTLWYNIEQPATVGLAAATKKLLTSQALREA, encoded by the coding sequence ATGACATCGCTATTAGAAAATAATAAAGACACATTTGCCCCGCGGGTACTTGCTTGGTTTAAAGACTTTGGCCGCAAAGATTTGCCTTGGCAACAGTATAACTTACCTAACGAACTGCACCACGACCCTTACCCTACATGGTTAAGTGAAGTGATGTTACAACAAACCCAAGTCAGTACTGTGATCCCTTACTTCACCACCTTCATGGAAAAATTTCCTACCGTGACAGATTTGGCAAATGCCCACATCGATGAAGTTTTGCATTTATGGACAGGTTTAGGTTATTACGCTCGCGGCCGTAATTTACATAAAGCCGCACAATTAATTCGTGATGAATATCAGGGCATATTCCCGAGCGAATTTGAACAAGTACTAGCATTACCCGGTGTTGGCCGCTCAACAGCGGGTGCGGTATTGTCACTATCGTTAGATCAACCACACCCTATTTTAGATGGTAATGTCAAACGCGTATTAACTCGCTGGGGCGCGATTGAAGGTTGGTATGGGGTAAAAACTGTCGAAAATACCCTATGGGCGCTATCTGAAGAGCTTACCCCGCTGCAACAAACCGCTAACTATAATCAGGTGATGATGGATTTAGGTGCCACGGTTTGTACCCGTAGCCGACCTGATTGCGATATTTGTCCGGTGAATGATGACTGTAAAGCCCGTGCAATGGGCACACCTACAGCATTCCCAACACCGAAACCGAAAAAGAAAATCCCTGTACGTACAGTAGAAATGTTGCTGTTAAAGCAAGGTTCAAGCTTATGCTTACAACAGCGACCACCGACTGGGATCTGGGGCGGACTCTGGTGTTTCCCTGAACGTGATGACAACTTATCACTCGAAGAGCAACTGGCGCAATTTGGTATCAGTGAATTTAGCACGCAAGAATTAGTCGGCTTTAGACATACCTTTAGCCACTTCCATCTGGATATCAGCCCCTTGTTAGTAGAAATAAAAGCCACAACAAGTACGCAAATAA
- the trmB gene encoding tRNA (guanosine(46)-N7)-methyltransferase TrmB, whose protein sequence is MTEHKITEHKRIAEPELTEDGKRIRKVRSFVLREGRLTKGQEAAMTDFWPTMGLDHDMGMLDFAEVFGNNNPVTLEIGFGMGASLVEMAAASPEKNFIGIEVHSPGVGACLMAAGERGVTNLRVFCHDAVEVLADCIADGSLGGMQLFFPDPWHKTRHHKRRIVQASFAESIRQKLSLGGIFHMATDWENYAEHMIEVMAVAPGYENTAAEGNFVPRPDWRPLTKFEQRGHRLGHGVWDIIYKRTK, encoded by the coding sequence ATGACTGAACATAAAATAACTGAGCATAAAAGAATAGCAGAACCTGAATTAACAGAAGACGGTAAACGCATCCGTAAAGTGAGAAGTTTTGTTTTACGTGAAGGACGTTTAACGAAAGGCCAGGAAGCCGCGATGACAGATTTTTGGCCAACAATGGGCCTAGATCATGACATGGGCATGTTAGATTTTGCTGAGGTGTTCGGTAACAATAACCCCGTAACATTAGAAATTGGCTTTGGTATGGGTGCATCTTTAGTTGAAATGGCCGCTGCTTCTCCAGAGAAAAACTTTATTGGTATCGAAGTGCATTCACCAGGTGTTGGGGCATGTCTAATGGCTGCAGGCGAACGTGGCGTAACGAACTTACGTGTATTCTGTCATGATGCTGTTGAAGTACTAGCGGATTGTATTGCTGATGGTAGCTTAGGTGGCATGCAATTGTTCTTCCCTGATCCGTGGCACAAGACGCGTCATCACAAACGTCGTATCGTACAAGCTAGTTTTGCAGAAAGTATTCGCCAAAAACTGAGCTTAGGTGGTATCTTCCATATGGCTACGGACTGGGAAAACTATGCCGAGCATATGATTGAAGTAATGGCTGTTGCACCAGGTTATGAAAACACTGCTGCAGAAGGGAACTTTGTTCCACGTCCTGATTGGCGTCCATTAACTAAATTCGAACAACGTGGTCACCGTTTAGGTCACGGCGTTTGGGATATTATTTATAAACGTACTAAGTAA
- a CDS encoding DUF4426 domain-containing protein yields the protein MPALFKSLLLSMTLLISATANAEQMQKLGDWDVHYIAFPSTFLTADVASEYDIDRSKYLGIINISVLDSDSLKAQSVKMTVTARNLLGNIRELEVREIREQDAIYYIAEVPHRNEETYRIKVTLSSGNQTQELKFQQGFYVD from the coding sequence ATGCCAGCATTATTCAAATCTTTATTACTCTCAATGACCTTACTTATCTCAGCGACTGCCAATGCAGAACAAATGCAAAAACTCGGTGATTGGGATGTACATTACATTGCCTTTCCAAGTACTTTTTTAACCGCTGACGTTGCTTCTGAATATGATATCGACCGCAGTAAGTACTTGGGGATTATTAATATCTCAGTACTTGATAGCGACTCATTAAAAGCGCAGTCGGTTAAAATGACGGTGACGGCTCGTAATCTACTAGGTAATATCCGTGAACTAGAAGTTCGTGAAATTCGTGAACAAGACGCGATTTATTACATTGCAGAAGTACCACACCGTAACGAAGAAACTTACCGTATCAAGGTGACGCTAAGCAGTGGTAATCAAACACAAGAGCTCAAATTCCAACAAGGGTTTTATGTTGATTAG
- the hemW gene encoding radical SAM family heme chaperone HemW, with protein MTEPLMITTAPLLPMRLPPLSLYVHIPWCVQKCPYCDFNSHTQKGKIPEAEYIADLLADLRSELPRVFQRSLHSIFIGGGTPSLISAEGIGQILDGVEAMIPFSDNIEITMEANPGTVEADRFHGYVAAGVNRISVGVQSLQAEKLNLLGRIHDPDEAIRAANIATESALNSFNLDLMHGLPHQDLNDALYDLNKAVELAPPHLSWYQLTIEQNTQFHSKPPTLPDEDILWDIFEQGHALLSNAGYEQYEISGYAKAGKQCQHNLNYWRFGDYIGIGCGAHGKLTEPETGQIIRRSKIKHPRGYMDADKSFLDNEHVVAQDELPFEFFMNRFRLIEATPKQDFCDFTGLPLSTVSAQIKTAIQKGLLTETATHWQVTQLGHRYLNSLFDLFL; from the coding sequence ATGACTGAACCGCTCATGATTACAACCGCTCCCCTATTACCAATGCGTTTACCACCATTGAGTTTATATGTGCATATCCCATGGTGTGTACAAAAATGCCCGTATTGTGATTTCAACTCCCATACCCAAAAGGGCAAGATCCCGGAAGCAGAATACATTGCCGATCTACTTGCCGATCTACGCAGTGAATTACCACGGGTATTCCAACGATCATTACATTCGATCTTTATTGGTGGCGGTACGCCAAGTTTAATCAGCGCCGAAGGTATTGGTCAAATACTTGATGGTGTTGAAGCGATGATCCCATTTAGTGACAATATCGAGATCACGATGGAAGCCAACCCTGGCACCGTCGAAGCCGATCGTTTTCACGGTTATGTTGCTGCCGGTGTTAATCGAATTTCGGTTGGTGTACAAAGTTTACAAGCTGAAAAGTTGAATCTATTGGGACGTATTCACGATCCAGATGAAGCGATCCGCGCAGCGAATATTGCGACAGAGTCTGCACTCAATTCATTCAACTTAGACTTGATGCACGGCCTGCCACATCAAGATCTTAACGATGCCTTATATGACTTAAACAAAGCGGTTGAACTTGCGCCTCCACACTTGTCTTGGTATCAATTAACCATTGAACAAAACACCCAATTTCACTCTAAGCCGCCAACCTTGCCCGATGAAGATATTCTCTGGGATATTTTTGAACAAGGTCATGCACTACTGAGTAACGCCGGTTATGAACAATATGAAATATCGGGATATGCCAAAGCTGGTAAGCAATGTCAGCACAACTTAAACTATTGGCGTTTTGGGGACTATATCGGCATTGGCTGTGGCGCGCACGGTAAGCTAACAGAGCCAGAGACCGGTCAGATAATTCGTCGTAGCAAAATAAAGCATCCACGTGGGTATATGGACGCTGATAAATCATTTTTAGACAATGAACACGTCGTTGCGCAAGACGAACTGCCATTTGAGTTCTTTATGAATCGTTTTCGCTTAATCGAAGCGACACCGAAACAAGATTTTTGTGATTTTACCGGATTACCATTATCAACGGTAAGTGCACAAATTAAGACGGCGATCCAAAAAGGTTTATTAACCGAAACCGCAACACATTGGCAAGTCACCCAACTCGGTCATCGTTACCTCAACAGTTTGTTCGATCTGTTTCTTTAG
- a CDS encoding XTP/dITP diphosphatase, which produces MSKVVLATGNPGKVREMSALLAEFGLEVLPQSDFNIAEADETGTTFIENAIIKAKHAATLTGLPAIADDSGLAVDALQGVPGIYSARYAGVDASDRDNLLKLLDALKGVPTAQRTARFHCVLVYMTHAEDPTPLVCHGAWDGVITEQPSGEDGFGYDPIFFVESEGCTSAELTKQRKSELSHRGQALTKLLAAMHEQQTRLVAQ; this is translated from the coding sequence ATGTCTAAAGTTGTTCTCGCTACTGGTAATCCAGGCAAAGTTCGTGAAATGTCAGCACTGCTTGCTGAGTTTGGTCTTGAAGTACTTCCACAAAGCGATTTCAATATTGCCGAAGCCGATGAGACTGGCACCACCTTTATTGAAAATGCCATTATCAAAGCTAAACACGCGGCAACTTTAACAGGATTACCTGCAATTGCTGACGATTCTGGTTTAGCAGTTGACGCCCTACAAGGTGTACCGGGTATTTACTCTGCGCGTTATGCCGGTGTGGATGCCAGCGATCGTGATAATTTATTAAAGTTATTAGACGCACTTAAAGGTGTACCCACAGCGCAGCGTACGGCACGTTTTCACTGTGTATTAGTTTATATGACCCATGCAGAAGATCCAACGCCATTAGTCTGTCACGGCGCTTGGGATGGTGTGATCACCGAACAACCAAGCGGTGAAGACGGTTTTGGTTATGATCCTATTTTCTTTGTTGAATCTGAAGGCTGCACATCAGCGGAATTAACCAAACAACGTAAAAGCGAATTAAGTCACCGTGGTCAAGCACTGACTAAATTACTCGCGGCAATGCACGAACAACAAACTCGATTAGTAGCGCAATAA